From the genome of Streptomyces sp. NBC_01304:
ACCGACCAGCGTCCGCACGATCTCCTCGGCGACCAGCTCACTGTTGGCCACCGTGCCCACGCTGCTCTGCGCGACCGAGAACAGCAGCAACAGGGGCAGCGCGGCGCCCGCATACGCCAGTACCAGCGTGTTCACGACCGAGGCGATGTGGTCGCGTCCGATCCGGATGCCGGCCCGGTAGAGGCCTCGTACGCCCAGCTTGGGGTCGGCCTGGTGCAGCTCCCACACGGCCGAGGTCTGGGTCACCGTCACATCGTCGAGCACACCGAGCGAGCCGATGATGACGCTGGCGAGCAGCAGACCGCTCATGTCGATGTTCGGGTAGAGCCCGTGGATCAGGCCGGTGTTGTCGTCGGTGTTGCCGGTCAGCGAGGCCCAGCCGATGAACAGCGAGCCGAGCAGGCCGATGAGGAGCAGCGAGGCCAGCGTGCCGAGCACGGCGACGGAGGTGCGGGCGCTGAGGCCATGACACATGTAGAGCGCGATCAGCATGATGGCGCTCGACCCGATCACCGCCACGATCAGCGGGTTCGACCCCTGGAGGATCGCGGGCAGGATGAAGAGGGTCAGCACCGCGAAGCTCACCACCAGCGCGACCAACGCCATCACGCCGCGCATCCGCCCCACCGCGATCACCACCACGGCGAAGATCGCGGCAAGGAGTGTCATCGGGACCTTGCGGTTCACATCGGTCACCGAGTACTGCAGTTCCTTCGGTGCGTCGGGCGCGTACGCCACGACCACCTTCTGCCCTTCGTGCAACTGCCGTGGTGCGTCGGGCTGTACGACCTCGACGAAGGTGCGGCCCTTGTCCTTGCCGCTGGTCACCTCGATCGTCGCCGTCGCGCACTGACCGTCCTGTCCCTGCTGCGCCTTGCGGCCCTCGGCGGTCGAGGTGTCACCGGTGGGCGGGACCTGGGAGGCGTTCACGTCCTTGCAGTCGACCTTGAGGACCTTGGTCACGGTGCCCTGCTCGGTCTGCCGGTCGAAGCCGACCCCCGAGCGCTCATGGGCCGGCGCACCGCCGGGCCAGAGCACGGCCAGGCCGACGACGACGGCCGTGGCGAACGGGATCAGCACCGCGGCGATGACCTTGCGCAGGTGCTGGGAGACCGGAGCGGCGGGGCCATGGCTGTGCGAGTGGCCGTGCCCGTGCGGCGGTTCGGAGGGCGGAACGGGTGGCTGCTGCGTCGTGGTCACCGACCGATCATCGCAAGAACGACAGGGGCCCTCTGTTCAGCGCGGCCGACATGACGCTAGCGTGGGGGCACCTTTGCACACGCGGGAGCTCGGAGCACCGGGCTGAGAGGGCGCTGACACCGTACGAAATGTCCGTACGGATTCGCTGCGTCGACCGCTGAACCTGTTACCGGGTAATGCCGGCGTAGGGAGTAGGTCTCATGACCATTCAGGACACACGCACGCCTGCCTCCGACTCGAACGAGAACAATTCGGGCGACACGGAGGCCGGGAAGTCCATCGGCTGGCACAAGGCGTACGTCGAGGGCTCGCGCCCCGACCTGCGGGTGCCGGTCCGCCAGGTGCACCTCACCAACGGCAAGGCCGTCACGCTGTACGACACCTCCGGGCCGTACACCGACCCGTCGGCCGACACCGACGTCCGCCGGGGCCTGGCCCCGCTCCGGGAGAACTGGATCATCGCCCGCGGGGACACCGAGGAGTACACGGGCCGCCCGCTCCGCCCCGAGGACGACGGCATCAAGCACACCTCGCCGCGCGGCGGAGGCCTGAAGAACCTCGACGCGGTCTTCCCCGGCCGCCCCCGCCAGCCCCGCCGGGGCAGGAACGGGCAGGCCGTCACACAGCTCGCGTACGCCCGCCGGGGCGAGATCACGCCCGAGATGGAGTTCATCGGGATCCGCGAGAACATGGACCCGGAGATCGTGCGCGAGGAGGTCGCCGCGGGCCGCGCGGTGATCCCGGCGAATGTCAATCACCCCGAGATCGAGCCGATGATCATCGGCAAGAAGTTCCTGGTGAAGGTCAACGCCAACATCGGCAACTCCGCGGTCACCTCCTCCATCGAGGAGGAGGTGGACAAGATGACCTGGGCCACCAAGTGGGGCGCCGACACGGTCATGGACCTCTCCACCGGCCGCAACATCCACACCACCCGCGAGTGGGTCCTGCGCAACTCCCCTGTCCCGATCGGCACCGTGCCGCTCTACCAGGCGCTCGAGAAGGTCGACGGCCGCGCCGAGGACCTGACCTGGGAGATCTACAAGGACACGGTCATCGAGCAGGCCGAGCAGGGCGTCGACTACATGACCGTGCACGCGGGTGTGCGGCTGCCGTACGTCCCGCTGACCGCGCGGCGCAAGACGGGCATCGTCTCCCGCGGCGGCTCGATCATGGCCGCCTGGTGCCTCGCGCACCACAAGGAGTCGTTCCTGTACGAGAACTTCGAGGAGCTCTGCGAGATCCTCGCCGCGTACGACGTGACGTACTCCCTCGGTGACGGCCTGCGCCCCGGCTCCATCGCGGACGCCAACGACGAGGCGCAGTTCGCGGAGCTGCGCACCCTGGGCGAGCTCAACACCATCGCCAAGCGGCACAACGTGCAGACCATGATCGAGGGCCCGGGCCATGTCCCGATGCACAAGATCAAGGAGAACATCGACCTCCAGCAGGAGATCTGTGAGGAGGCGCCGTTCTACACGCTCGGCCCGCTGACCACGGACATCGCGCCCGCGTACGACCACATCACCTCGGGCATCGGTGCCGCGATGATCGGCTGGTGGGGCACGGCGATGCTCTGCTACGTCACGCCCAAGGAGCACCTGGGCCTGCCCAACCGCGACGACGTGAAGACCGGCGTCATCACGTACAAGATCGCGGCGCACGCGGCGGACCTCGCCAAGGGGCACCCGGGCGCGCAGGACTGGGACGACGCCCTGTCGGACGCGCGCTTCGAGTTCCGCTGGGAGGACCAGTTCAACCTGGCCCTCGACCCGGACACCGCACGGGAGTTCCACGACGAGACGCTGCCGGCCGAACCCGCCAAGACGGCGCACTTCTGCTCGATGTGCGGGCCGAAATTCTGCAGCATGAAGATCTCGCAGGACATCCGCCGACAGCACGGCGGTGATCTCGGATCGGACGAGATCGAGGCCGGGATGGCGGAGAAGTCGAAGGAGTTCGCAGCGGCGGGCAACCGTGTGTATCTGCCCATCGCGGACTGACGGGCTTTCCCGTATCGGTTCTTTGGATCAACTCGCGGACCCGAACGCGTGTTTCACGTGAAACACATGCCGGACGGCCCGGATCATTCAGCTACTCAGGCTGATGTTCCGGGCCGCCGAAGTCGGGACTTGAGAAGTCGGGGCTGGAATAGCTCGGCTTGGGCCCGGCATCGGGTCCTCCATCCGGGCTGCTGAAACCCGGGCGGTTATAGCCGAGTTGGGGCATGCGGTTGTTGTGGGAGGAACCCGGGCGGGGGCCGGGTCCGCCCGGTGAGCCGGGATCGGCCAGAGCCTCGCGAAGGAACGGCAGTACGCCGTTCTCCAGGAGGGCCACCCGCCAGACTTCCCTGGCCCGGGCCACCTCCTCGCTCAACTCGCCGTGTGCGCCCGCCTGGAGCTGCGTGGAGCCGTTGCGCAGGGCGGTGAGCAGCAGGCCGACCGCGGCGACCAGGATGCCGACCGCGGTGAGGGCCCCGAACAGCCAGCCGGCCCTCAGCAGGGTGTCGGCGAAGGCGGGTTCGGGGTTGAGCATCTTCAGGATGTACCCGACGAGCAGGAAGATCGCGGCGGATGCGCCCGCGAGGACCGGGGCCAGGACGGCGACGACCGCGACGAGTCCCGCGCCGGTGGCCTCGCTGACTTCGCCCACCGTGGCGGCCAGACCGCTCACGGAGCCCGCGCCGGAATCGGAGCTGCTGGTGGTGGAGGATTCGGGCATCGACGCGGCGGGGCGGGCAGGCTCACGCAGTTCTTCGCGGGCCTTCACGTAATGCTGGTACTCGGTCGCGGCGGCCGCGGTGATCAGTGCCGTGGCGTTCAGCGCCATTGTGCGCAGTTGTTCGGCGTTGAGCCGTACGCCGACCGCGGCGAGGTCAGGGCGAGATGGTGCGGAGCGCAGCGCCTCATCGAGGATCCGCTCGTATTCCTGGCGGTCCTCATTGAGCAGGTGTGGAGCGCTGTTCATGTGCATCCCCCGATGCTCCGTAGGGCTTGGGGACTCGCATGGTTACGAGCCGATGGGCAGAAACGGAGGGGAGCCTGCTACGGATAAGCCGATGGTAGAGCCGTTACGGCACGCGGTGACAGGGGGTTTCCGGAAATTGGCCCCCTGGCCAGCAACGTCCTATGTTTTCTACGCCTGCCCGATCAACGCTCAGTTATCCAACGGCAGTTGGCAGACCAGCAGCTTTCCGGCCATGGTCACGCCGCCGTCCATGGCGATGGCCAGGCCGCCCGCGTACACATGAGGCCCTTCGACCTGCGGACCCGAGCTGTCCTCGCCCTCCTCCGAGCCGACCTCACCGAGCAGATACGGAATCGGGCTGTGGCCGTGCACGACGCGGGTGCCGCCGTAGGTGTCGAGCAGCTCACGGACGGCCTCGGGGCCCGACTCGTCGCGGAACGCGAAGCGCTTGGTGAACTTGCGGAAGAGATCCCAGCATTCGTCGGCGTCATTGCGGGTGAGCGCCTCGCGGATGGAGTCGTTGACCGCCTCGATCGAATCGCCGTAGTCCAGGTACGACGTCGCGTCGGAGTGCATCAGGAGATGGCCGTCCTCCAGCTCGATGGCGTCGAGCCGGGACATCCACTGCAGATGGACGTCCTGGAGGCGGTCCATGTCGGACTTCTGCCCGCCGTTGAGCAGCCACGCCGCCTGGAAGGTGGCGGTGCCCGCGCCGGAGTTGACCGGGGTGTCCCCGAAGCGCTTGGCGCCGAGCAGCAGCAGCTCGTGGTTGCCCATGAGCGCCTTGCAGTAGCCGCCGGCGGCCGCGGCCTCGGCGGACAGCCGCATCACGAGGTCGATCACCCCGATGCCGTCCGGGCCGCGGTCGGTGAAGTCGCCCAGGAACCACAGCCGGGCATTGCCCGCGGCCCACGCGCCCTCGTCGTCGATCAGGCCCTGCTCGCGCAGCGCCGCGATCAGCTCGTCCAGATAGCCGTGCACATCGCCCACGACGTAGAGCGGGCCGAGGCCCGAGTCGCTCTGCAGGGGGTCCTCCTCGACCTGCACGGTGACCTGAACCGTGTCACCGCGATTGATGACCGGAAGGTCCCGCTGTGTCGGCGTGTAGCCCTCGGGTTCCTCAGCCCCCGAGGCCTCCTGGCCGGCCTGGTGCACATACGCGGGAACGCGGAAGTCGCGCACGGTGTCCGTGCGCACCACGGGTCCCTGACCGGCCCCCTGAGTCATCGACCCCTCCACCACCGTCGCGCCGCATTTCTCCACCGGGTCGGACTGCCTGGTCGAGCCGTCCGTGGTGTCGTGCGCCCATCATAGGAATGCGGCTCGCGCTGTGTGATGCACCAGGGGTGGTGAATCGAAACGGGACCGGCGGTTCGCCGGGGTTTTCTCCCGAATTGGGGGTAACCGGGCGCCGGAGCGGGCCCTAGCTCTGCTCCGGTGTACGCGGAGGGCTGACCGTGGTGCGGGGTGGTCGGCGCTGTGAGGAGGTCCGCACGATGAGTTCTGTGGGTATCACCTGCTCGACCGGACGCCCGGTGTCGACCCCCTCGATGGCGTCGATGAGGAGCTGGACGACGGCGGTGCCGATACGGCGCGGTTTGAGGGAGAGCGTCGTGATGGGCGGTTCGGTATTGGCGTAGACGGTCGACTCGCTGCAGCACACCAGGAGCAGGTCGTCGGGTACGCGCAGACCGTAGCGCCGGGCCGCCGCGAGCAGATCCGTGCCGTTCGGGTCGAAGAGCCCGTACACGGCGTCGGGCCGGTCCGGGCGGGCAAGGAGCCGGTCGGCGGCTACGGCCCCGGCGCACGGGTCGTGCGCGGGGTACGCCTCGTACACCGGGTCCTGGCCGACGCGGGTGCACCAGCGCAGGTATGCGGTGGTGGAGAGCCGGGTGTAGGTGTCCGTGGTGGTGCCGGTCAGCAGGCCGATCCGGCGGGCGCCGGCCGCGGCCAGGTGGTCGAGGATGCCGAGCACGGCGGCCTCGTGGTCGTTGTCGACCCAGGCCGTGACCGGCAGGGCGCCCGCGGGGCGGCCGTCCGAGACCACCGGCAGACCCTGGCGGACGAGCTCGCTCACCACGGGGTCCTGGTCGGAGGGGTCGATGACGACGGTGCCGTCGAGGGCGACGTTCGACCAGACGTCATGGCGCGAGGTGGCCGGGAGGATGACCAGGGCATAGCCCCGGGCGAGCGCAGCGGAGGTGGCGGCTCTGGCCATCTCCGCGAAGTACGCGAACTCGGTGAAGGTGAAAGGTTCATCCCCGTACGTCGTCACGGTCAGGCCGATGAGGCCGGACTTGCCGGTACGGAGCGTGCGGGCCGCTGCGGATGGGCGGTAGCCCAGCCGGTCGGCGACCTCGCGGACGTGTTGGCGGGTGGTGTCGGGGAGCCGGCCCTTACCGTTGAGCGCGTCGGAGACGGTCGTGATGGAGACCCCGGCTGCGGCGGCCACGTCCCGGATGCCCGCCCGAACCTGCCGGCTGCCCCGAGTCTGCGCCCGGCTCACCTGGTGCTTCCCTGCTGCTGTCATGGCGAGCCGATAGTAGGGCTCATCAGCGCGGGTGGCAGGAGTGCATATGCAGTCGTTGACAGGCACGTTTCTGCAAGGCGTATAGGCACCAATGACCATGGAACATAAGGGAGTTGATGAGTGCGGCGAGGTTCCTCGCTTGTCGACGCGCATGTGCCTACTGAATGCCCGATGTTTCGGAGAGGTCTCAACTCACCTTCACGGGTGATGCGCGCCACGGCGCGAGCCACCGGCGCGCGGACCTTCATGAGCGCTCCCCCCTTCCCGGGCGCCCACGCTCCTGGATCCGCAGACCGAGGCCCTCAGGCCATTCGCAGCGGGCCGGAATCCTCATAAGGTAAGCAGCATTCGAACGGAACCTGGGTGGCCCGAGGAGGACCTGCGGTGAGCGAGAAGAGCCCGAAGCTGCGCGCCGAGCTGGACGGCATTCCGACGTACAAGCCGGGGAAGCCGGCTGCTGCCGGCGGTCCGGTGGCGTACAAGCTGTCGTCCAACGAGAACCCCTATCCGCCGTTGCCCGGCGTGATGGAGCAGGTGACGGCGGCCGCCGGGTCCTTCAACCGTTACCCGGACATGGCGTGCACGGGCCTGATGAACGAGCTGGCGGAGCGCTTCGGCGTCCCGCTCTCGCACCTGGCCACCGGCACCGGCTCGGTCGGTGTCGCGCAGCAGCTGATCCAGGCGACCTCGGGGCCGGGCGACGAGGTGATCTACGCCTGGCGTTCCTTCGAGGCGTACCCGATCATCACGCAGGTCAGCGGGGCGAAGTCGGTGCAGGTGCCGCTGACGCCGGGGGAGGTGCACGACCTCGACGCGATGGCCGACGCGATCACCGACCGGACCCGGCTGATCTTCGTCTGCAACCCCAACAACCCGACCGGCACGGTGGTGCGCAAGGCCGAGCTCGAGCGGTTCCTGGACCGGGTGCCCGGCGACGTCCTGGTGGTGCTCGACGAGGCGTACCGCGAGTTCATCCGCGATGCCGAGGTGCCGGACGGGATCGAGCTCTACCGGGACCGGCCCAATGTCTGTGTGCTGCGGACCTTCTCCAAGGCGTACGGCCTCGCGGGTCTGCGGGTCGGCTTCGCGGTGGCCCATGAGCCGGTCGCGGCCGCGCTGCGCAAGACCGCGGTGCCGTTCGGGGTGAGCCAGCTCGCGCAGGACGCGGCGGTCGCCTCGCTGCGTGCCGAGGACGAACTGCTCGGCCGGGTCGGCTCGCTGGTCGGCGAGCGGGCGCGGGTGGTCGAGACGTTGCGGGGGCAGGGCTGGACGGTCCCCGAGACGCAGGCCAACTTCGTATGGCTGCGTCTAGGGGAGCGCACGCTCGACTTCGCGGCCGCCTGCGAGAAGGCCGGGGTCGTCGTGCGGCCGTTCGCCGGCGAGGGCATGCGGGCCACGATCGGTGAGCCCGAGGCCAATGACCTCTTCCTGCAGACGGCCCAGGCCTTCCGCAAGGAGCTGTAGCCCTCGGGGCTCGGCTCAACCGGTGCTATTCGGCGACCAGTTCCACTCGGATCGGGTCGCCGTTTCGCACGGTGGCCAACTGACGCGGGTCGCCGTCGAGGGCGCCGAGCAGGTTGCACGGGCTTGCGAGGCGGCACTCGTCGCCCCGGGATATCGGGGTGGGTCCGTACGGGAGGGCAAGGGCGTCGCCGTCCGTCCAGAAGGCGACGGTGCCCGGCTCGACCACCTGCTGGGCGTCGTCCTCGCGTTCGACGCTGACGCCGGTGTCGAAGTAGACCTCTTCGCCCCAGGTGTTGGCGGAGGCGGAGATCGGCAGGGCTTTCCGCAGCGCCTGCGTGGTGGGGGTGTCTTCGAGGGTCGCGGTCAGGTGCCCGGCGGGCCAGGAGATTCGGATCTGCATGCCGCGGATTCAACAAGATGTTGAAGTTCTTGGGAAGGGGTTCCCGGCGATCCTCGATGATCTCCGGTGATCCCTGGGTGGCGGACGGGGTGTCACATTCCGCCGTCGCCGTGCGTCTTATGGGTGAGCGGCAAAGAGGGACCCCCCTGAAAGTTCCCGACAGTGTGTGCGACATAATGCTTGTGAATGTGAACGCGTTCACAAGCGTGTCCTATTTGGTCCAGTGATGCATGGGATTAAAGGGGCAAACTGCCGCTGTGACCACGGCGACGTAAGGAGACCTGCGACGTGGACCTGGCTCTAGCACCAGAGACCCTGGCGCGATGGCAGTTCGGCATCACCACCGTCTATCACTTCCTCTTCGTCCCTCTGACGATCTCGCTCGCCGCGCTCACCGCCGGCCTGCAGACCGCATGGGTGCGGACCGAGAAGGAGAAGTACCTCAGGGCCACCAAGTTCTGGGGCAAGCTCTTCCTGATCAACATCGCGATGGGTGTCGTGACCGGCATCCTGCAGGAGTTCCAGTTCGGCATGAACTGGTCCGACTACTCGCGGTTCGTGGGCGACATCTTCGGCGCCCCGCTCGCTTTCGAGGCGCTGATCGCCTTCTTCTTCGAGTCCACCTTCATCGGGCTGTGGATCTTCGGCTGGGACAAGCTGCCGAAGAAGATCCACCTGGCCTGCATCTGGATGGTCTCGATCGGCACGATCCTGTCGGCGTACTTCATCCTGGCGGCCAACTCCTGGATGCAGCACCCGGTCGGCTACCGGATCAACGAGAAGAAGGGCCGTGCCGAGCTCACCGACTTCTGGCACGTGCTGACGCAGAACACCGCGCTGGCGCAGATGTTCCACACGATGACGGCCGCCTTCATGGTCGGTGGCGCGTTCATGGTCGGTATCGCGGCCTACCACCTGGCTCGCAAGAAGCACGTGCCGGTGATGAAGACGTCGCTGCGGCTCGGGCTCGTCACGCTCGTCATCAGCGGACTGCTCAGCGCGATCAGCGGTGACACGCTCGGCAAGATCATGTTCGAGCAGCAGCCGATGAAGATGGCCGCGGCCGAAGCCCTGTGGGACGGCGAGGACTCCGCACCCTTCTCGATCTTCGCGTACGGGGACGTCGCCGCCGGCCACAACAAGGTCGCCATAGAGGTGCCTGGGCTGCTGTCCT
Proteins encoded in this window:
- a CDS encoding YibE/F family protein, which codes for MTTTQQPPVPPSEPPHGHGHSHSHGPAAPVSQHLRKVIAAVLIPFATAVVVGLAVLWPGGAPAHERSGVGFDRQTEQGTVTKVLKVDCKDVNASQVPPTGDTSTAEGRKAQQGQDGQCATATIEVTSGKDKGRTFVEVVQPDAPRQLHEGQKVVVAYAPDAPKELQYSVTDVNRKVPMTLLAAIFAVVVIAVGRMRGVMALVALVVSFAVLTLFILPAILQGSNPLIVAVIGSSAIMLIALYMCHGLSARTSVAVLGTLASLLLIGLLGSLFIGWASLTGNTDDNTGLIHGLYPNIDMSGLLLASVIIGSLGVLDDVTVTQTSAVWELHQADPKLGVRGLYRAGIRIGRDHIASVVNTLVLAYAGAALPLLLLFSVAQSSVGTVANSELVAEEIVRTLVGSIGLVASVPVTTVLAALVVSADKSGTSRGTGPAVTPGRGAVLGGGSGRRRRKH
- the thiC gene encoding phosphomethylpyrimidine synthase ThiC gives rise to the protein MTIQDTRTPASDSNENNSGDTEAGKSIGWHKAYVEGSRPDLRVPVRQVHLTNGKAVTLYDTSGPYTDPSADTDVRRGLAPLRENWIIARGDTEEYTGRPLRPEDDGIKHTSPRGGGLKNLDAVFPGRPRQPRRGRNGQAVTQLAYARRGEITPEMEFIGIRENMDPEIVREEVAAGRAVIPANVNHPEIEPMIIGKKFLVKVNANIGNSAVTSSIEEEVDKMTWATKWGADTVMDLSTGRNIHTTREWVLRNSPVPIGTVPLYQALEKVDGRAEDLTWEIYKDTVIEQAEQGVDYMTVHAGVRLPYVPLTARRKTGIVSRGGSIMAAWCLAHHKESFLYENFEELCEILAAYDVTYSLGDGLRPGSIADANDEAQFAELRTLGELNTIAKRHNVQTMIEGPGHVPMHKIKENIDLQQEICEEAPFYTLGPLTTDIAPAYDHITSGIGAAMIGWWGTAMLCYVTPKEHLGLPNRDDVKTGVITYKIAAHAADLAKGHPGAQDWDDALSDARFEFRWEDQFNLALDPDTAREFHDETLPAEPAKTAHFCSMCGPKFCSMKISQDIRRQHGGDLGSDEIEAGMAEKSKEFAAAGNRVYLPIAD
- a CDS encoding metallophosphoesterase family protein; amino-acid sequence: MTQGAGQGPVVRTDTVRDFRVPAYVHQAGQEASGAEEPEGYTPTQRDLPVINRGDTVQVTVQVEEDPLQSDSGLGPLYVVGDVHGYLDELIAALREQGLIDDEGAWAAGNARLWFLGDFTDRGPDGIGVIDLVMRLSAEAAAAGGYCKALMGNHELLLLGAKRFGDTPVNSGAGTATFQAAWLLNGGQKSDMDRLQDVHLQWMSRLDAIELEDGHLLMHSDATSYLDYGDSIEAVNDSIREALTRNDADECWDLFRKFTKRFAFRDESGPEAVRELLDTYGGTRVVHGHSPIPYLLGEVGSEEGEDSSGPQVEGPHVYAGGLAIAMDGGVTMAGKLLVCQLPLDN
- a CDS encoding LacI family DNA-binding transcriptional regulator, yielding MTAAGKHQVSRAQTRGSRQVRAGIRDVAAAAGVSITTVSDALNGKGRLPDTTRQHVREVADRLGYRPSAAARTLRTGKSGLIGLTVTTYGDEPFTFTEFAYFAEMARAATSAALARGYALVILPATSRHDVWSNVALDGTVVIDPSDQDPVVSELVRQGLPVVSDGRPAGALPVTAWVDNDHEAAVLGILDHLAAAGARRIGLLTGTTTDTYTRLSTTAYLRWCTRVGQDPVYEAYPAHDPCAGAVAADRLLARPDRPDAVYGLFDPNGTDLLAAARRYGLRVPDDLLLVCCSESTVYANTEPPITTLSLKPRRIGTAVVQLLIDAIEGVDTGRPVEQVIPTELIVRTSSQRRPPRTTVSPPRTPEQS
- the hisC gene encoding histidinol-phosphate transaminase; the encoded protein is MSEKSPKLRAELDGIPTYKPGKPAAAGGPVAYKLSSNENPYPPLPGVMEQVTAAAGSFNRYPDMACTGLMNELAERFGVPLSHLATGTGSVGVAQQLIQATSGPGDEVIYAWRSFEAYPIITQVSGAKSVQVPLTPGEVHDLDAMADAITDRTRLIFVCNPNNPTGTVVRKAELERFLDRVPGDVLVVLDEAYREFIRDAEVPDGIELYRDRPNVCVLRTFSKAYGLAGLRVGFAVAHEPVAAALRKTAVPFGVSQLAQDAAVASLRAEDELLGRVGSLVGERARVVETLRGQGWTVPETQANFVWLRLGERTLDFAAACEKAGVVVRPFAGEGMRATIGEPEANDLFLQTAQAFRKEL
- a CDS encoding cyclophilin-like fold protein; protein product: MQIRISWPAGHLTATLEDTPTTQALRKALPISASANTWGEEVYFDTGVSVEREDDAQQVVEPGTVAFWTDGDALALPYGPTPISRGDECRLASPCNLLGALDGDPRQLATVRNGDPIRVELVAE
- a CDS encoding cytochrome ubiquinol oxidase subunit I encodes the protein MDLALAPETLARWQFGITTVYHFLFVPLTISLAALTAGLQTAWVRTEKEKYLRATKFWGKLFLINIAMGVVTGILQEFQFGMNWSDYSRFVGDIFGAPLAFEALIAFFFESTFIGLWIFGWDKLPKKIHLACIWMVSIGTILSAYFILAANSWMQHPVGYRINEKKGRAELTDFWHVLTQNTALAQMFHTMTAAFMVGGAFMVGIAAYHLARKKHVPVMKTSLRLGLVTLVISGLLSAISGDTLGKIMFEQQPMKMAAAEALWDGEDSAPFSIFAYGDVAAGHNKVAIEVPGLLSFLAHNNFNEHVPGINDLNKKMQEEYGPGDYRPNIPVAYWSFRWMIGFGMASLGIGLLGLWLTRKKFMLPESMRVGEDEVPNLVLFKNKALSPKFTKWYWIVALWTMLFPLIANSWGWLFTEMGRQPWTVFGVFTTAQSVSPSVSQGEVITSMTVYTLLYAALAVIEIKLMIKYVKAGPPELTEADLNPPTKIGGDDRDPDRPMAFSY